In Candidatus Nanopelagicales bacterium, a genomic segment contains:
- a CDS encoding GNAT family N-acetyltransferase: MLPTVVVIAHTFASRPDLASVGIPSAEVWPEYNLHGDVLNRLWGPLCDELPAFQAVLVEKVSGPSQNVLAEIHTGPLSWDGHDDHLPTGIDDALEQVVSGSRAGHPTDTLCALAAEVSPHARGRGLAEIALRAMADIAREHGYQRLIAPVRPSHKERYPLTPIERYVTWQREDGYSRDPWIRVHQRIGGRVATPLPRSLRISGTVAEWEDWTGMAFPESAEYVFPHGLATVRIDRDSDVGLYYEPNVWVVHDLVNR, translated from the coding sequence ATGCTCCCGACCGTGGTCGTCATTGCGCACACCTTCGCCAGCCGGCCCGACCTGGCCTCGGTCGGCATCCCCTCGGCCGAGGTCTGGCCCGAGTACAACCTGCACGGCGACGTCCTCAACCGACTCTGGGGGCCACTGTGCGACGAGCTACCCGCGTTCCAGGCGGTGCTGGTGGAGAAGGTGTCCGGTCCTTCCCAGAACGTCCTGGCCGAGATCCACACGGGTCCGCTGTCCTGGGACGGACATGACGACCACCTCCCGACCGGCATCGATGACGCGCTCGAGCAGGTGGTCAGCGGCAGCCGCGCCGGTCACCCCACGGACACCCTGTGCGCCCTCGCCGCAGAGGTCTCACCACACGCGCGCGGGCGCGGGCTCGCCGAGATCGCGTTGCGCGCGATGGCCGACATCGCCCGCGAACACGGCTACCAGCGGCTCATCGCGCCCGTGCGACCCTCGCACAAGGAGCGCTACCCGTTGACCCCGATCGAGCGGTACGTCACCTGGCAGCGCGAGGACGGCTACTCCCGAGATCCGTGGATCCGCGTCCACCAACGCATCGGGGGCCGGGTCGCGACGCCACTTCCGCGTTCGCTGCGCATCTCGGGGACCGTTGCGGAGTGGGAGGACTGGACGGGCATGGCGTTCCCCGAGTCGGCCGAGTACGTGTTCCCGCACGGCCTGGCGACCGTGCGCATCGACCGCGACTCCGACGTGGGCCTCTACTACGAGCCGAACGTCTGGGTGGTGCATGACCTGGTCAACCGCTGA
- a CDS encoding DUF222 domain-containing protein, with protein sequence MFDLVVPGSRTSRAWDAALLAQAVTVGPGPVAIGLLEQVDPEALCGHDRVAFLTAWQAQAAWVTARSFAAILPVVGPEPARDPDPDEAGLVDVGPFECVEEARHAEVAAACRLSTTAASDRISTARFLAGPGAPVARLLETGAWGYGHLSAVVSETAELAPNLTLQVVQVVVAETLPDADGQPSRYAEETPGRLRHRIRRTILRMDAAAAAERAKKRKRERSLRISPLPDFRARITLEASQPMASWAWRQFDTWARNRQATLKDPTADLTGLLGPCTCPRDTDAAGTSLAGSVGTLAALRGHHRRQPDGSGTGTSAQPDAERTHLLGCPHHPDTTLDALRADAVIEAARLLARHLGLDTGDTPPTGGITSDRSNAAASTTGAAGTGTAGGAGGAGANAGAGAGAGTGAGAGGGAGAGAGRGRSWSSAVVIVDAPTLLGLADNPGWVPGHGWVPAPLARELAATADAWRAFLTDHGRLLATGTTRYRPTDRLRELVTARDTTCTFPGCTIPSVHTDLDHAATYDGANTTAGNLHPACRRHHRIKTRTTWDASPDPGSGQITWTSPTGHTYPTPPDPIWDTGPPPVPIEPETSADAGVTVDADGGVDDGVHDEVELHHPARTDSTGSALEAWLSHALAA encoded by the coding sequence ATGTTCGATCTCGTGGTTCCCGGTTCGCGGACCTCCCGCGCGTGGGACGCCGCCCTGCTCGCGCAGGCGGTGACGGTGGGCCCGGGGCCGGTGGCGATCGGGCTGCTGGAGCAGGTCGACCCCGAGGCGCTGTGCGGGCATGACCGGGTGGCGTTCCTGACCGCGTGGCAGGCGCAGGCGGCGTGGGTGACCGCGCGGTCGTTCGCCGCGATCCTCCCGGTGGTCGGGCCGGAGCCGGCGCGGGATCCCGACCCGGACGAGGCGGGCCTGGTGGACGTCGGTCCGTTCGAGTGTGTGGAGGAGGCCCGGCACGCCGAGGTCGCCGCCGCCTGCCGGCTGTCCACCACCGCGGCGTCGGACCGGATCAGTACCGCCCGGTTCCTCGCCGGTCCCGGTGCCCCGGTCGCTCGGCTGCTGGAGACCGGTGCGTGGGGGTACGGACACCTGTCCGCGGTCGTGTCCGAGACCGCCGAACTCGCCCCGAACCTGACCCTGCAGGTCGTGCAGGTCGTCGTCGCCGAGACGCTGCCCGACGCGGACGGGCAGCCCTCGCGGTATGCGGAGGAGACCCCGGGCCGGCTGCGGCACCGGATCCGCCGCACCATCCTGCGCATGGACGCCGCCGCCGCCGCGGAGCGGGCCAAGAAGCGGAAGCGGGAACGCTCGCTGCGGATCAGCCCGCTGCCGGACTTCCGCGCCAGGATCACCCTGGAGGCCTCCCAGCCGATGGCGTCGTGGGCGTGGCGGCAGTTCGACACCTGGGCCCGGAACCGGCAAGCCACCCTGAAGGACCCCACCGCGGACCTGACCGGACTGCTCGGCCCCTGCACCTGCCCCCGCGACACCGACGCCGCCGGCACTTCACTCGCGGGATCGGTCGGCACCCTCGCCGCCCTGCGCGGACACCACCGGCGCCAGCCCGACGGGTCAGGGACCGGTACCAGCGCCCAGCCGGACGCCGAGCGGACGCACCTGCTGGGTTGCCCGCACCACCCCGACACCACCCTGGATGCGCTACGCGCCGACGCCGTCATCGAAGCCGCCCGCCTGCTGGCCCGACACCTCGGCCTGGACACCGGCGACACCCCGCCCACCGGCGGCATCACCAGCGACCGCTCCAACGCCGCGGCCTCGACCACCGGGGCCGCGGGCACCGGGACCGCGGGCGGTGCCGGCGGCGCAGGGGCGAACGCCGGTGCTGGCGCTGGTGCGGGCACAGGGGCGGGTGCGGGCGGCGGTGCCGGCGCGGGTGCGGGGCGGGGACGGTCGTGGTCGTCCGCGGTCGTCATCGTCGACGCGCCCACCCTGCTCGGGCTGGCCGACAACCCCGGCTGGGTCCCCGGCCACGGCTGGGTCCCCGCACCCCTCGCGCGTGAGCTCGCCGCCACCGCGGACGCGTGGCGGGCGTTCCTCACCGACCACGGCCGCCTGCTCGCCACCGGCACCACCCGCTACCGGCCCACCGACCGGCTGCGGGAGCTGGTCACCGCCAGGGACACCACCTGCACCTTCCCCGGCTGCACCATCCCCTCGGTCCACACCGACCTCGACCACGCGGCCACCTACGACGGGGCGAACACGACCGCCGGGAACCTGCACCCGGCCTGCCGGCGGCATCACCGGATCAAGACCCGCACCACCTGGGACGCGTCACCCGACCCCGGCAGCGGGCAGATCACCTGGACCAGCCCCACCGGACACACCTACCCCACCCCGCCGGACCCGATCTGGGACACCGGACCCCCGCCCGTTCCGATCGAGCCCGAGACGAGCGCGGACGCGGGCGTAACCGTGGACGCGGACGGCGGGGTCGACGACGGGGTCCACGACGAGGTCGAGCTGCACCACCCCGCCCGTACTGACTCGACGGGCAGCGCCCTCGAGGCCTGGCTCTCCCACGCCCTCGCGGCGTAG
- a CDS encoding HAD family hydrolase has translation MDRIPPPEPIDGVLLDLHSTLVDQGSARDWLGLALAACPRELPADHRDALVEFLDQIWEHGRVHDPDSLRDLSPADHRRVFHLLLEEGPDVDDGLADALYATLLDTWTAYSDSAPVLRALRARGIRTAVLSNVGVDVRPVLARGGLLDLVDAVVLSCEVGVVKPDPGIFEAGLAALGVPASRCLMVGDAAKDDAGATALGIRTLLLPRTRGPVHGLGVVVSLCDGARAPQA, from the coding sequence GTGGACCGCATCCCCCCGCCCGAACCGATCGACGGGGTGCTGCTGGACCTGCACTCCACGTTGGTCGACCAGGGGTCGGCGCGGGACTGGCTGGGGCTGGCGCTGGCCGCGTGCCCGCGGGAGCTGCCCGCTGACCACCGCGATGCGCTGGTCGAGTTCCTGGACCAGATCTGGGAGCACGGCAGGGTGCACGACCCGGACAGCCTGCGCGACCTCTCCCCCGCTGATCACCGTCGGGTGTTCCACCTGCTGCTGGAGGAAGGGCCGGACGTCGACGACGGGCTGGCTGACGCGCTGTACGCGACGCTGCTGGACACCTGGACGGCGTACTCGGACAGTGCCCCGGTGTTGCGCGCGCTGCGGGCCCGCGGGATCCGGACCGCGGTGCTGTCGAACGTCGGCGTCGACGTTCGTCCGGTGCTGGCCCGGGGCGGGCTGCTGGACCTGGTCGACGCGGTGGTGCTGTCCTGCGAGGTGGGCGTGGTGAAGCCGGACCCGGGGATCTTCGAGGCGGGGCTTGCAGCGCTGGGGGTGCCGGCGTCGCGCTGCCTGATGGTGGGAGATGCCGCGAAGGACGACGCGGGGGCGACGGCGCTGGGGATCCGCACCCTGTTGCTGCCGCGGACGCGCGGGCCGGTGCACGGGCTGGGCGTCGTGGTGTCTCTGTGCGACGGGGCGCGCGCGCCTCAAGCCTGA